The segment TAATCACTATCGGATCCGGGAAGCCGCCCGCCTGCTGAAGAATTCCGATGAGCCGATCGCCAATATCGCCATGGAAGTCGGCTATAACTCGCTGTCCGCCTTCAACAAGGCGTTCAAGGAAATTCATCGGAAGACGCCGAGGGAATTCCGGGCCCAGTCGAAGCTGCCAGACTAGTCTGGCAGCTTCGACTGGGAAAGTTTCCCTGCCTGTCCGGCCTTTTTTCTACCAGGCTACCAGGCTATCAGGCACTACTATCTGTTGGCCGTCAGTTCCCTGCTAAAGGGCTGCTGCTCTGATACTGACTGCCGGTATCCACTACAGGCTCGCCAGGACCGCGTTCAGGGTTGCGCTGGGGCGCATGGCCGCCGCGCATTTTTTCGGATCCGGCCGGTAGTAGCCGCCGATATCCACAGAAACCCCTTGCGCACCGTTCAACTCGGCGACGATCTTCTGTTCATTGTCGGCCAGGGTTTTCGCCATCGCGGCAAACCGCTGCGCCAGCTCCGCATCCTCGCCCTGGTCGGCCAGCGCCTGAGCCCAGTAGAGTGCCAGATAAAAATGGCTGCCGCGATTGTCCAGCTCCTTAACCTTCCGGGACGGTGACTTATTATTGTAGAGAAACTGCTCGGTAGCCTTGTCCAGCGCGTTGGCCAGCACCTGCGCCCGCCCGTTGCCGGTGGCGATGGCAAAATGTTCCAGGGAGGCGGCCAGGGCCAGAAATTCACCCAGGGAATCCCAGCGCAGGTGATTTTCCTTGACGAACTGCTGCACGTGTTTGGGGGCTGAACCACCAGCTCCGGTTTCGAACAGGCCGCCACCATTCATCAGGGGCACCACAGAAAGCATTTTGGCGCTGGTGCCAAGTTCCAGAATCGGGAACAGGTCGGTCAGGTAATCCCGCAGCACGTTGCCGGTCACGGAAATAGTGTCCTTGCCATCCCTGGTGCGCTCCAGGGAATACTGCATGGCGTCGACCGGCGCCATGATCTTGATTTCCAGGCCTTCCGTGTCGTGCTCCGGCAGGTAGCTGTTAACCTTTTCGATCAACTGGGCGTCATGGCCGCGCTGCGCATCAAGCCAGAACACTGCCGGCACGCCCGTGGCACGAGCCCTGTTGACCGCCAGCTTCACCCAGTCCCGGATCGGCGCGTCCTTGGTCTGGCACATGCGCCAGATATCACCTTTCTGCACCCTGTGTTCCAGCAGGGTGTTGCCGGCGGCGTCCACCACGGCGACCGACCCGCTGGCCGGCAGGTGAAAAGTCTTGTCGTGAGAACCGTACTCCTCAGCCTTCTGAGCCATCAAGCCGACATTGGGAACACTGCCCATGGTTGTTGGGTCAAAAGCGCCGTTCTGTTTACAAAATTCAACAACCTGCTGGTAAATGCCGGCATAGCTGCGATCCGGGATAACCGCCTTGGTATCGTGCAGAGCGCCGTCAGGCCCCCACATCTGGCCGGAAGAGCGGATCATGGCCGGCATTGACGCATCGATAATGATGTCACTGGGGACATGCAGGTTGGTGATGCCGCGATCCGAATCCACCATCGCCATGGCAGGCCGGTCCTGATAGACCGCTTCCAGATCGGCCTTGATAGCTGCCTGCTGCGCTTCCGGCAGACTGGCAATCTTGGCGTACACATCACCGACACCGTTGTTGGCATCCACACCCAGCTCATCGAACAGATCATGGTATTTCGCGAACACATCCCGGTAATACACCTTGACTGCCTGACCGAAGATGATTGGATCAGACACCTTCATCATGGTGGCCTTCATGTGCAGGGAAAA is part of the Gammaproteobacteria bacterium genome and harbors:
- a CDS encoding NADP-dependent isocitrate dehydrogenase produces the protein MSDQKPAIIYTETDEAPALATYSLLPIIEAFAGVSDVNVETRDISLSGRIIASFPEYLDEDQRIADALAELGEMTQDPQANIIKLPNISASIPQLKAAIKELQEQGYRLPDYPAEPQTDEERDIQVRYDRIKGSAVNPVLREGNSDRRAPPSVKAYARKNPHSMGAWSKDSKSHVAHMESGDFYGSERSVTVPAATEVKIQFTADDGQQSILKSNLALQAGEVIDASVMSQQALQEFLAQQIDSAKQQGVLFSLHMKATMMKVSDPIIFGQAVKVYYRDVFAKYHDLFDELGVDANNGVGDVYAKIASLPEAQQAAIKADLEAVYQDRPAMAMVDSDRGITNLHVPSDIIIDASMPAMIRSSGQMWGPDGALHDTKAVIPDRSYAGIYQQVVEFCKQNGAFDPTTMGSVPNVGLMAQKAEEYGSHDKTFHLPASGSVAVVDAAGNTLLEHRVQKGDIWRMCQTKDAPIRDWVKLAVNRARATGVPAVFWLDAQRGHDAQLIEKVNSYLPEHDTEGLEIKIMAPVDAMQYSLERTRDGKDTISVTGNVLRDYLTDLFPILELGTSAKMLSVVPLMNGGGLFETGAGGSAPKHVQQFVKENHLRWDSLGEFLALAASLEHFAIATGNGRAQVLANALDKATEQFLYNNKSPSRKVKELDNRGSHFYLALYWAQALADQGEDAELAQRFAAMAKTLADNEQKIVAELNGAQGVSVDIGGYYRPDPKKCAAAMRPSATLNAVLASL